CCGCCCTCCACCTCCGGGATCCCGGGGTCCAGCTCGGTTTCCAGATCCACCTTGAACCGCTTCAGCCGACAGTTCAGGAAGGTGTCGTTGACCTCCCCGATCAGGGCGTTGAGGCCGCAGGTCTCGCCGACGCACTGGTCCTTGCGGGCGTAGTTGAGCAGGTCCTGGACGATGCGGGAGCACTGCTTGGCCTCCTCCACCACCACACCGGAGTAGTGGGCGAGGCGCTCCGGGTCGTCCAGGGACTCCTGCATCAGCTGGGAATAGCCGAGGATGTTGCCCAGGGGCGTGTTCAGCTCATGGGCCACCCCGGCCGCCAGCTGGCCCATGGCCACCAGCTTCTCCCGGGTGTACACGCTTTCCTGCAGGCGCTTGTACTCGGTGATGTCCTGGAGGGTGACCACCGCCGCCATGTCCGTGTCCTCCCGGGAGAGGAAGGACAGGTTGATGGAGACCGCGCGCGGCTCCTGACCGATGGTCAGGGCGATCTCCTGGTTGCGCACGGGGCGTTTGTAGAGGAAGGCGTCCCGCAGGATGCAGCGGTCCGCCTCGTTGAGGTCGAGAAGCTCGAACAGGTTCTGGCCGATCAGGGCCTCCGCCGGGCCCTCCATGATCTCCTCGGCCTGCTTGTTCACCGTGGTGATGACCAGGTTCTCGTCGACGCTGATCAGCGCCCCCGGCAGGCTCTGCAGCAGGGCGTCGGTCTTGTTGCGCTCGGCGAGCACCTTGTTTTGGCATTCTTCTACATAGTTGAACGTCGACCGCAAGTTCTCGATCATTCGGTTGTAGTCGCTGACCATCCTGGACATTCGAGGGTCGAGGTCCCCGAGGGTGCCCACCTCCACCGGCTGGAGGCAACCCTCCTTGGCCTCGGCGATTTTATCGTGAAGGGCCCGCAGCGCCTCGTCGCGGGCCTCCCGATGCACCTCGTCACTCCGCGTGCGTGAGGTAACGAGGATGGCGAGTCCCAGGACGGAAAGCAAGGAGGCCCCGGCGAGGCCATCCGCCCGGACCTCCGTCGCCGCCCATAGCCCTACTCCCAGGAGAAGCAGGACCCCCGCAGAAATGCGCCTGCGTGAATCGCCCTCCTGCCACCATGCGCGAAGCCCGGCGTACCGGGAGAAAAGCTCCTTCATGGCGCAATCCTGCCTGTTGTGGGGACGTGCTGCCGCGGCCGCTAGAAAATCAGCTGCAGCCCGGCCGTGGCCTGGTCGTAGTCCTCCAGGGGCGGCACACCGTCCATGGGCTGATCGAAGTCCACCATGGCGTACTCGAACGTGAACTTCAGTCTCTGTCCGTCAATGTAATAGTTGAATCCCGCACTGTTCCAGGTCTGGTCATAGAAGCCGGTGTCGACGTTGTAGTCGGAGTTCTCGTAGCGGTAGAAGAGCTGCAGCCGGCCGGGCCCCACCTTGCCGGGCACCAGGTAGCCCGCCTTGGCGTAGTAGGCATCCAGCTCGCTGGTGATGGGTAGCTCGTCGTCCGGGTTCATGTTGATGGCGTCACCCACGCTGTAATCCATGTAGGCACCGGATAGCGTGGGCGTGCCCCAGCTGAACGGGTACTCGAAGAAGATGTCCGCGGTCCAGGCGTCGTAGTCCTTGCTGTCCGACAGGTTCGGGGCATCGCCGTAGGCCACGTCCGCCTGGTAATCGTAGGAGGCACCGATGGTCAGGACCCGCTGGGTGCCCAGATAGGTGCCCCGGTACCCGTACTGGTACTCGGGATCGAGCAGGGACCAGTGGATCCGTCCGGTCACCCGAGGGGAATCCTGCACCACCTCGTCGGCCTCGCGCCCGTCGGCCACCATCACCCGGTACTGCACCTGGGCGTCGAGCAGGTTGCCCCACATGGCCACGCCCACGTCCCGGCTGCGCCCGAAGGGCGTGTAGGCGATGGTTTCCGCCCGGTCCAGGGTCAGGGGCTCCAGGCAGGCCTCGAGGTTCTCGCGGGTGAAGGTGTTCTTGAACTTACCGACGATGAAGCGCAACGGGTCGGAGAAGTCCATGGTGAGGTAGGCATCCCGGTAATAGATGGAGCGGCCGGTGCTCATCGTCTCGTCCCGGCCATCGGAGGTCGCCTCCAGCTGCGCGTAGAAGCCGATGTAATCGGACCACTGCCCCTTGAAGGTCAGCCGGTTGCGGCGCAGGAAGAAGTCCGTCTGCGAGCCGTTGTCAGTGGCCGAGGTGAAGTCCTGATACTGTGCCCAGAACTGGCCGGCGTAGTTGAAGGTTACGAAACCCTGCTCGCCGAAGTTCGCCGTCGGCCCCGCCTGGGCCGTTCCCAGGCCGGCCGCGAAGAGGAGTCCCCCCCAGCCGGCCCGTTTCAGGATCCCGCTTCCGCAATGCCCCCGCATGGGAGCGCCCCGCTCGGTCGTACGCTGTGAATGCATTTGCATTCCCCCTTCCGTTCCTGGCAATTCCGCCCGTTAGTCGTCCACCGCCTTATAGGTCTCCAGCAAGCCGTCCACCTCGCCGCCCTCGTGGCACTCGGCGCAAGCGGTCTCCGGATGCTCACGCGGGTCCGGGAGCATTTCTTTGTGGGCGATGCCCTTGACCATCAGCCGTTGGTTGCCCTGGTGGCAGCCGTCGCAGGAGTGGTTCACCTCCATGTGATCGGGGTGCCAGGGATCCGACTCGGCATCCATGGCCGGAGCAGGACCCCGCCGGCCCTCGTTGTGGCACTTGAAGCAGGAGGTGGCGCCCAGGCCGCAGGCGTTGGCCACGTTGACGGGCGCCTGCTCCAGGACGCCGTGGTGGATGGAGGACAGGACCCGATCCCCCCAGCCCTGCTCCGCCCGTTCCGTGGCGGCGAGCTCATCGAGGGCAGCCTCTTCCCGGTTCTGTTCCACGCCCGACAAGCTCAGCGCCGTGACCGCCGCCACCACGGCCAGCGCACCGCTGGTCACGCCCAGCCGACTCGTTGCAGCACGAAGCAAACGTTTCATGGACGACCCCCTTCCCTTGGGTTTTCCCGTTTCCGTTGGGACTACTCTTCGCCGGACCGCTCGGCTTCCTGGACCTCGGCCTCGCTAAGGCCCGAGTTGCACATGCAGGGCGGCCCCTGGCCCTTGTAGCGCAGCCCCTCTTCCGCCGAGGCACCTTCCGGCCCCCCGTTGGCCGCGCATCCGGCCAGGAGGGCCAGGGGCAGCATCGTCACAGCCAAGATCCGCAGCCCCGCCATTTCCGCCTCCGCCGTGCAGTCCCGCCTGTTTGTCCCCCTAGAAAGCACCTTCCGTGCCAATGGCAATTTTTATTTAAAAACAGAAACATAAAATTGTTCGCGACAAACAGGTCCATTGCACAAGGCCACAGCCCCCGGGCCCGGACGTTTTTTGCAATGGGACAGGACAGGTCGAGCTGGAAAGGACCAAGGGGAAAGGGGAATGGATGGTAAGGGAGGGGAAAAACCGGCGCCGCCAGGGATCCACCACGAGTCCCCAATGCGGCAGCCCACCGTTGGAGCCTGCATAGAAGCCCACTTTAGTGGGCGAAACAGGGGGAGCCCATCATGGCCACCGTGCGAAACCGGCCATTCGCCCGGTAAAGCGGGCTTCTACGGGAGGGTAGCCGTAGCCGTGCAATGAACGACCGCCCCCGTAGTGTCCTGTCACAGCAATTCGTACCCAAAATGGACTCCCCGGGATGCGGGGTAAGCCCGAAAGGCGACTGAAGGGATGCCCGCAGGGCCGGGCCCCTTGGAGCCTGGAGGGCTTGCCCCGCGTCCCGGGTCCAGCCCAAAGAGCCCGACCAGCTTCAGCCCTCCCCGTCCAGCGCCACCCGCTCGCTCAACGCCCGGAAGCGGGTGGCCACCGCCTCCTTCAGGGCCTGCTCCAAGGTACGCACCGTCTCCGCGCTCATCTTGTCCGCTTGCTGGAACATGTAGCGGAACAGGCGCTCGTAATGCTCCTGGGGCGCCACGTCCAGGTGCAGGGCCACCCGCCAGCCCGCCGCCTGATCCGGGAGACGGGCCTCCGATTGCAAACGCACGGCCTCGCCCGGGGACAGCCGGGTATCGTAGAGCTCCTCCGTCATCTCCACGTCCGCCCCCCAGCCGATCACCGCCCGGTCCAGCTCCTCCCGGACCTTTCCCTGGCCGTCCTCCAGCACCAGGCGGGCGTACACCTTGGGGGTCAGATAGGTGGGGAACTTGTGGCCGGCCCCTGTGTTGGCCACCTCCCCGGCAACGCGGTACGCCCCTTCCCCCGCAGGCTCGGCGTCCAATTCCACCGTGACGGCCTCCCGTACCATCCCGGGGTCGTGGATCCCCTTCCACCGATGCTTCTGGCCCGGCATGTGGCAGGACTGGCAGGTCACCCCCTCCTCGGCGTAGCGGCTGGCCCGCCACTCCTCGTAGGTGTTCTCCCGCAGTTTGCCGTTCAGCTTGGGGCCGTCCTCGGGGAACTGGTGGCACTCGGCGCAGAAGCGGCTGGAGCGGTAGGCCTCGGTGGCCACGAAGCCGTCGTGCGGGGCGCGCTCGGCGGGCAGGGGATCCTCGGCTGGCGGGCCGAAGCGCTTGTGGCCGCGCACGTGGCAGGCGGCGCACACCAGCCCCTCGCGGTGCAGATCGGCGGGGACATGCTCCGGCGGCGCCCCGCCGGTGTCCTCCCAGCCCAGGTCCCGCCCCATCAGGGCGAGCTGCTCGGCCATGGGGGCGTGGCAGCGGGCGCACTCCTTCACCTGCTCGGGGCTCTTGACCCGGAACTGCCACCAGATCCCGGCGCCCATGGCCTGGCTATGCAGGCTGGCGTCCCATTCCGCGAAGCGGTCTGGATGGCAGGAGCGGCACGCGCCGGGGTCCAGGGAGGCCTCCAAAGGCGTGAAGCCCTCGGGCGGCTGCCCCTGGGCGGGGATGGGATGGGTCCAGAAGCGGTCCAGGAAGGCAGCGGTAGCTTTCTCCTCCGCCGCGCCCGGCTGCAGGGCCCACCAGGCCAGGGACCCGCCCGCCACGGCCACGACCAAAATCCCCAGCATCGCGAATCCACGCCCGCCCATGGCGGCTCCTTTCTCTGCCGTTGCCCCCTCATAGCAAAGAGGGCACAACCCGAAAACCTACAATGCGCCCTGCCCGCCCCACGGCACCCTATCACCCACCAACAAGACCGGAAGTGAGGTCACCCTACCTGAGGAAGCCGTGGGAGGGGTCCGCGACCCCGACCCGTTACCTGGGCCCACAGCCCGTCGCGGTCCCGGACCGCTCCCACAGGCCTCGTTTCAGCCAACCAGCAAAAGAGCCCCGGCCACCGCAGTGGCCGGGGCTCCGCTTGCCGCGGGAGGAAGAACGCTCAGCCGCAGCCCTGCTCGGGGACGGCCACGTCGCCGTCATCGCCGCCCGAGGACCCACCGGAATCATCCGCGTCCGGATCGTAGTTGATCCAGCGGCTGGCCTCGGGGATGTCCGCCCGCCAGGGGGAGTCCGACGCTAGGTTGTAGGTGCCTTCCTTGTTCTGGTGGTAGGCCATTTTGCCCCACTGCATCCAGGCGCCGTCGTAGAAGCGGGTGGGCTTGCCCAGCACCACACCGCTGGCAATGCCGGTGATCATGGCGCGGTAGGTAGTCACACAGTAGGTGATCACCGTCTGGCCGTCCTCGTAGCCCAGGCCGTCCAGCTTGGATTGCAGGGCGGGCTTGCTCAGATACCGGTAGCCCTCATCAGCCACCAGCAGCTCGCCGTAGGGCAGGTTCTCCGCGGTACGCACGTGGCCCTCGAAGGCGTAGCCGCGACCCTGGTTCTCCAGGCCGTAGTACTCCTCGGCGGAGCGGGCGTCCCAGAGGAGATAGCCGCCGGAAGGCACGCCCTCGCTCTCAGCCACCATCTTCAGCAGTCCCTCGTAGCTGATCATGAGGTCCATGTTGGCTTCGGGGAGATCCGCAGCTGGGGTTGGTGCAGTAGCCACTGAACCATCAGCAATGGAGGGGTTGTAATGGCCGGTAACCACGGTGGATGGATCCGTATTTTCCTGAACGCTGGATAGGTCTCCCTGGCTGGCGTGGTATTGAGCCCCACCGTTCAGCATGGCCAGATTCTCGGCCGGTGCCCCCCAGTAGCGCAGCGCATACCAGACACGACCCATCTGCATATTGGCGAAACCGCCGCCCTTGCCCATGGCCACCACCACCATGTCACTGGTGGGATCGATATTGTACTTGGCCATGAAGTTATTGATGCCGGACTCGCTGGGGACCATGGCCACGGAGTCCATGACCCCGTTGTTCCGGTTCTCCCGCACATCCATGTGGCTCACCACATAGGTGCGGACGTTGTTTCCGTCTCCATTACCGGTGTTCTGCTGGAAGTAGGTCCCGCCGCCGGTCCAATTGCCGTCGTCGTCGTAGTTTCCGCCATCGGCCACCTCCAGGATCACCAAATCGCCGCTGAAGCCGGAGGGCTTATTTCCCGCCGGCCAGTCGTTCATCCAGGCTTCCAGGGTCCCCGCCGTGATCAACCCGTTGGTGTTGTTGCTGTAGTCGGCATCCGACTCCTGAGCGATGTCCGCCGGGGACTGCAGCGACGGCGAGCCGCTCTTCGCCGCAAAGTCCGTGTCCGGGATCACGGAGGCACTCTCGGCGTAGGAGTCCACCCCCGTGGGCCGATCCACCGTGGACGGGTCGTTGTAGTTCACCGGGTCCGAGGTCCCGTTCATGTACTCGGTGACGGTCTTGTTGTCCGCTTCGTCGCCGCAGCCGCTCAGGGCGAGGACGCCCGCCACCGTCAGTGCGCCCGCCCGTGCTCCGGTTCCGAAGAACCGGCGAATGGCCGGATTGGTGTGTGAAGCCATCGCGTTTCCCCCTCATGGCTTGTCGGTTTCCGGGCCGAGGATTGAAGTTGTGCCCGTCCACCTCTTTGCAGGGGGCGTGCCAAACACAAAAACCCCAAAAATTCAGAACACTAAAAAGATTCCCCCGTAGGGGCCCGGATTGCAGAACCAAGCCGAGGGCAGAGAATCTTGCCAAATGCAATACGGACATCCCGGGCTGTCCGATACAGTGTGAACGGTTTCAGATTCGCCCGCTGAAGCAAGCTCCTACAGGTAGCGGCAATGGGTTGTAGGAGCCCACTTCAGTGGGCGATTGGTCGACCTGCTAAAGCAGGTTTCTTTCGCCGGACCGAACAACAAAAAAGCCGCCCGAAGGCGGCTTGGCTTCCCGAAGGGCATGGCTGCCCTGCTTCACAGCTCCCTACCAGCAGAACACCCGGTCCGCCTCGGTCAGGGCACTGAACAGCTCGGCGTCGAACTCCTCGGGGCCGGCCTCGCGCTCGGCGAGGCAGACCGTGCGACAGGAGTGGGCGTCGTCCAGGGCGTCGAGGACGCTGTTCACTCCCTCGCTGAGGTCCTCCCGTCTGCGGACCACGTGCAGTATCTCCATGGTCGGGCTCCTCCCGGTTCTCGGAATCTACAGGGCCAGCACCGCGTCGTAGCCGGGCAGGCGCTCGGCCAGGGCGGCGGGGGCCACGCTTCCGCCCGGGGCCTCGTGGCCGGGCACGGCGGACACCGGCTCCACGTCGGCGAACTCCAGCACCTCCATCTGCTCCTCCACGGCCGGCGTGTCGGCCAGCGGCTCGTCGAGGACATAGACGTCCACCGCGTGGTCCGTCAGCGTCATGCCCCCGGCCACCCGGAGGGCCTCCGCCTGGTTGTGGCGGACCAAAACCGCAACCTGCTTCTCCGTCATGGGCTCCTCCTTGCGCAGGCCCGACGGCTCGGGCCGGCTCCCTCGTTCTCGTGCCCGCCCCGGGCGGGGCGGGGTCTCGATCAAAGCACCAGGACCTTCTCGGCCCAGCCCATCATCAGGGCGTTCTGGTACTGGCTGGCGTACTGGTAGCCCGGCAGCGGCTCCCCGAGCTTGAAGCGCTCCCAGCTGTGCTCGCAGACGGTGACCCCGGCGCCGGCCTCCTCGGCGGCGGCGCGGAACTCGGGGTCCTGCAGCACCTTAACGCCGGCGTCGGTGAGGAAGCAGGCCGCCTCCGCCCCGTTGGCCGCCGCCTGCCGCAGAAGGCCGGTGGCGCAGCCGGGGAATTCGTCCGTGGCCACCAGGACTCCGATCTTGCTCAATGCCTTTTCCTCCCCTTTGCCGCGCGGATCCCGGCCGCGCGGTCCGCTGGCTAAAAGTTGGCTACCCAGATGGAATAGCCGATGAATACAAGACAGACTGCCCAGATCGCCGCCAATGGCCGGTTCATGGCTTGCATTCCCCCTCTCCTACAGTTTCCGGATCTTCCAGCAGAAGCTGCCGCCGCTGTCCTGCTTCTCCAGCAGCTCGTTGCCCTCGGATTCGCACATGGACTCGATGGACTCCCCCGAGGAGGGGTTGTCGAAGATCAGCGCCAGGATCTCCCCGGAACCCATCTTGCCCAGGGCCTTCTTGGTATACATCTGCGGGTGGGGGCAGACGTAGCCCGTGACGTCCAGCTGGTACTCGCCTTCGCCGGTCTTCTCGAACTTCACCGCCATGATCGTTCTCCTATCGATACGCGGGGCCGGCCCGGGGCCGGCCCACTCCCGTCGTTTACAGGTCGAAGTCCATCTCTTTCGCGGCCTTGCGGTCCACCCACCAGTTAAAGACCTGCACAGCGGCGTAGGCGCCGATCGCCATGCCGGCCAGGAAGATCCAGCCGCTGAGGTCGCCGTTGGTGACGGCGGCGAAGAAGGCACCGATGTTGCAGCCCATGGCCAGGCGGGCGCCGATGCCCATGAGCGTGCCGCCCACCAGGGCGAAGATGGCGGTCTCCAGGTTGGGCTTCTTCCATTTGAACTCCCGGTTGACCAGGGCAATCATCATGGCGCCCAGGATGATGCCGATGGACATGAGCAGCGGGGCGTTCAGGAACGGGTTGGGCAGCCCGTTCTCCAGGCCGAAGTAGATGTTGTCCATGTAATTGAAGCCCATCCGCTCCATCACCCAGCCGCCCAGCTGGGCCTCCTGGGTGGTGATGTACCAGTAGCCCGGATCGAACACCGTGTTCTGGATGGAGAGGCCGGTGTCATGGCCCATGCGGCCCATGAGCTCGCCGAAGTTGAAGATGTCGTACTTCTCCCGGAGCCCGCCGATCACCCACATCTGCAGGCCGGCGAACACGCCCAGCCCCAGGCCGGCCAGGGCCGTCTTCTTGGAGGAGGTGAGCAGGGCCCAGATGCCGCGCAGCTCGTTGCGCAAACCCACGGGGCCCTCGGTGAGGCCCTCGCGGCGCAGATAGCCCTTGCGGAAATAGAAAGCGTAGAGCACCAGCACGATGGCCAGGGCGGGCAGGATGGCGCCCAGCAGGGCGTTGCCCAGGAAGGCCCCCGCCACGGTGCCCTCCATGCCGAGCAGGCCGGCCACGGTGCCGCCGGAAAGCTCCCAGATGTAGCCGGCCATGAACTGGTCGAACCAGCCCTCGGTCACGGACAGGCTTTCCGGCATCCCGGTGGCCGCGGCGTTCTCCGACCAGGACTCGGGCACCAGGCCGTCCGTCCAGGTGCCGGTGGCCACGAACCAGGCCTGGGAGAAGGAGATGGCCACCAGCACCAGCATGGAGCCGCCGTTGCCCTCCCCGGCCTTGTACAGAGAGCCGGAGGCGCAGCCGCCGGTGAAGACGATGCCGAACCCGAAGATGGCCGCCCCGATCAGGATGTGCCAGCCCAGGGGATGCGGGTGGAACGGGCTGATCCCCGCGGCGGTGACCGCCGCGGCCGTCAGGGAGTACAGCACCACCGCGATCATC
The window above is part of the Thiohalorhabdus denitrificans genome. Proteins encoded here:
- a CDS encoding two-component system sensor histidine kinase NtrB, translating into MKELFSRYAGLRAWWQEGDSRRRISAGVLLLLGVGLWAATEVRADGLAGASLLSVLGLAILVTSRTRSDEVHREARDEALRALHDKIAEAKEGCLQPVEVGTLGDLDPRMSRMVSDYNRMIENLRSTFNYVEECQNKVLAERNKTDALLQSLPGALISVDENLVITTVNKQAEEIMEGPAEALIGQNLFELLDLNEADRCILRDAFLYKRPVRNQEIALTIGQEPRAVSINLSFLSREDTDMAAVVTLQDITEYKRLQESVYTREKLVAMGQLAAGVAHELNTPLGNILGYSQLMQESLDDPERLAHYSGVVVEEAKQCSRIVQDLLNYARKDQCVGETCGLNALIGEVNDTFLNCRLKRFKVDLETELDPGIPEVEGGCGELDIVFTNLILNAIQALKGVDNPQVRIRTWEEPNGMVGASVEDNGPGIPPEIRSRVFDPFFTTKDVGAGSGLGLAISQAMLSKRGGYIMYDADYADGARFILRLPSAKAHEASD
- the extI gene encoding selenite/tellurite reduction operon porin ExtI, which gives rise to MHSQRTTERGAPMRGHCGSGILKRAGWGGLLFAAGLGTAQAGPTANFGEQGFVTFNYAGQFWAQYQDFTSATDNGSQTDFFLRRNRLTFKGQWSDYIGFYAQLEATSDGRDETMSTGRSIYYRDAYLTMDFSDPLRFIVGKFKNTFTRENLEACLEPLTLDRAETIAYTPFGRSRDVGVAMWGNLLDAQVQYRVMVADGREADEVVQDSPRVTGRIHWSLLDPEYQYGYRGTYLGTQRVLTIGASYDYQADVAYGDAPNLSDSKDYDAWTADIFFEYPFSWGTPTLSGAYMDYSVGDAINMNPDDELPITSELDAYYAKAGYLVPGKVGPGRLQLFYRYENSDYNVDTGFYDQTWNSAGFNYYIDGQRLKFTFEYAMVDFDQPMDGVPPLEDYDQATAGLQLIF
- a CDS encoding ammonia-forming cytochrome c nitrite reductase subunit c552, translated to MLGILVVAVAGGSLAWWALQPGAAEEKATAAFLDRFWTHPIPAQGQPPEGFTPLEASLDPGACRSCHPDRFAEWDASLHSQAMGAGIWWQFRVKSPEQVKECARCHAPMAEQLALMGRDLGWEDTGGAPPEHVPADLHREGLVCAACHVRGHKRFGPPAEDPLPAERAPHDGFVATEAYRSSRFCAECHQFPEDGPKLNGKLRENTYEEWRASRYAEEGVTCQSCHMPGQKHRWKGIHDPGMVREAVTVELDAEPAGEGAYRVAGEVANTGAGHKFPTYLTPKVYARLVLEDGQGKVREELDRAVIGWGADVEMTEELYDTRLSPGEAVRLQSEARLPDQAAGWRVALHLDVAPQEHYERLFRYMFQQADKMSAETVRTLEQALKEAVATRFRALSERVALDGEG
- a CDS encoding sulfurtransferase, with amino-acid sequence MASHTNPAIRRFFGTGARAGALTVAGVLALSGCGDEADNKTVTEYMNGTSDPVNYNDPSTVDRPTGVDSYAESASVIPDTDFAAKSGSPSLQSPADIAQESDADYSNNTNGLITAGTLEAWMNDWPAGNKPSGFSGDLVILEVADGGNYDDDGNWTGGGTYFQQNTGNGDGNNVRTYVVSHMDVRENRNNGVMDSVAMVPSESGINNFMAKYNIDPTSDMVVVAMGKGGGFANMQMGRVWYALRYWGAPAENLAMLNGGAQYHASQGDLSSVQENTDPSTVVTGHYNPSIADGSVATAPTPAADLPEANMDLMISYEGLLKMVAESEGVPSGGYLLWDARSAEEYYGLENQGRGYAFEGHVRTAENLPYGELLVADEGYRYLSKPALQSKLDGLGYEDGQTVITYCVTTYRAMITGIASGVVLGKPTRFYDGAWMQWGKMAYHQNKEGTYNLASDSPWRADIPEASRWINYDPDADDSGGSSGGDDGDVAVPEQGCG
- a CDS encoding sulfurtransferase TusA family protein encodes the protein MAVKFEKTGEGEYQLDVTGYVCPHPQMYTKKALGKMGSGEILALIFDNPSSGESIESMCESEGNELLEKQDSGGSFCWKIRKL
- a CDS encoding YeeE/YedE family protein; amino-acid sequence: MANGTNAGASAEAGAQVAKAQENRGPLYALGVLGAATVASMWALSVDQRWIYLISYLWFGLVYGILLQYGRFCMASAVRDLFSMNVPRMAVGVMIAVVLYSLTAAAVTAAGISPFHPHPLGWHILIGAAIFGFGIVFTGGCASGSLYKAGEGNGGSMLVLVAISFSQAWFVATGTWTDGLVPESWSENAAATGMPESLSVTEGWFDQFMAGYIWELSGGTVAGLLGMEGTVAGAFLGNALLGAILPALAIVLVLYAFYFRKGYLRREGLTEGPVGLRNELRGIWALLTSSKKTALAGLGLGVFAGLQMWVIGGLREKYDIFNFGELMGRMGHDTGLSIQNTVFDPGYWYITTQEAQLGGWVMERMGFNYMDNIYFGLENGLPNPFLNAPLLMSIGIILGAMMIALVNREFKWKKPNLETAIFALVGGTLMGIGARLAMGCNIGAFFAAVTNGDLSGWIFLAGMAIGAYAAVQVFNWWVDRKAAKEMDFDL